From Acidobacteriota bacterium:
CCGCTCTCGGTGCTGCTCATCCAGTTTTATCCCGACATCGGGCGCGCTTATAACCCTGAAGACGGAGAGATCGCCAATATCGGCGTCACGACCAACAAGAACATGCTCGGCGTCATCTGCCTGGTGGCCGGGCTTGGCTGCGTCTGGCTGTTCATGAAGGCCCTCCGCGAGGAGCGGCGAAAGAACCGTCAACTGCTGGCGCTCGTGGCCGCCCTCGGAACCATCGCCTGGCTCTTCGCGGTGGCCAATTCGATTACCCCTCTGTTCTGCTTTCTGACGGGAGCGGCGCTGATGGTGGTTGTGAACCTGCCCGGCATGCAGCGGCCCAAAAACGTCCACCTTGCGGTCGGAGGCATGCTGTCCATCGCCGCCCTGATTTTTATGTTTCCCGAAATTTTCACATCCATCGTTCAGCTCTTTGGCCGCAACTCGACCCTGACCGGCAGGACCGATCTCTGGAAGGCCCTGATCGCCATGGATACGCATCCGTTATTTGGGACGGGATTTGAGAGTTTCTGGCTCGGGAACCGCCTGGAACAACTCTGGAGCATGTTCCCCTGGCAACCGAACGAGGCGCACAACGGTTATCTCGAAGTCTACTTGAACCTGGGATGGGTGGGCGTCATCCTGCTGGCCAATCTGCTGGTAACAGGCTACCGGCGCCTGATCGATGTCTACCGGCGGGACCCGATGGCCGGCAGCCTCAGGCTGGCGTATTTTTCCGCTGCTGCGGCGTACAACTTTGCGGAAGCCGGGTTCAGAATGCTCGATCCCATGTGGATTTTCCTCCTGCTGGCTGTCATCGCGGTGCCCGACATCGCTTCCCGCGAAGAAGCGGAAATC
This genomic window contains:
- a CDS encoding O-antigen ligase family protein translates to MSSIATLVCGFVILGLFAIYHDPKSRTSPSLWIPTVWILLAGSRMVSLWFDNPADALQTASQVGEGSPLDRLILTGLLMLGILVLMCRARRVMKVLMMNWPLLAFFGYCALSTYWSATPQVAMKRWFKATGDLVMVLIILTDRNRGEAIKRVITRVAFILMPLSVLLIQFYPDIGRAYNPEDGEIANIGVTTNKNMLGVICLVAGLGCVWLFMKALREERRKNRQLLALVAALGTIAWLFAVANSITPLFCFLTGAALMVVVNLPGMQRPKNVHLAVGGMLSIAALIFMFPEIFTSIVQLFGRNSTLTGRTDLWKALIAMDTHPLFGTGFESFWLGNRLEQLWSMFPWQPNEAHNGYLEVYLNLGWVGVILLANLLVTGYRRLIDVYRRDPMAGSLRLAYFSAAAAYNFAEAGFRMLDPMWIFLLLAVIAVPDIASREEAEIRPEEPQELVPAGFPPDDEHAFARTS